Within the Salvia hispanica cultivar TCC Black 2014 chromosome 4, UniMelb_Shisp_WGS_1.0, whole genome shotgun sequence genome, the region aaggagctagccatcttcaattctttagagaattaattaggtatttttctgctccgtagaaaagcatgttttaggtttcaatattcttaaagcatgattaattcaagttatgagcatgatacatgtgataattacgcgaatagattttgtctaaataatctgctaaatagatctgattattatgtgatttattggtgagattaataattgtaaaattatgataatcaaTTTCAacaccgcttccgctgccggttccaacaattggtatcagagccagtctttggctctgattatttggatttaaatttcgtgaaattcatgtatgcatgtcttatttgattacgaagcatgttcttgtgtttttgttatttatgttTATGCATGATTAACTCAAGAACATTCGAATCATAGAACTTGAATTATTCGAACGCACGAGATGCGTGATTCGTCGGCGCTTGCACCGGGACGAATCGCACCACATGCGATCTGAGTAGGGTAGTTGAATTGAGTGGGAGCCGAGGGTCGTCGGAGATGGGGCGACGCGCCGGCGAGCATGGGCTAGCGCGCGCCGCCGGCCAAACCCTAGGCGGCGCCCAATTGCATTCGACGATTGCCGACGTCTAAGTGGGAGCCGAGGGACGACGATCACGCGGCGACGCGCTGGCAAGCATGGGCTCGTGCGCGCCGCCGGTCGAGACCGCCACCCCTAGCCGGAATCTGCTATGTCGCGTGAAGAAGAAAGGGCGCGATGGCTCGTCCGAGAGCTGCCGAGGCGCcggaaaccctaaccctaaccctagaacCCTAGTCGCCTAGCCCTGACGTCGCCGGACCTAGAGCAGCCACGCCTCTCGCGGCAGCTGCTGGTTCTCGCGAGGATCGTCGGAGTAGTGGGAGCTTGACGGAGCTGCGCAGCCTTCGCTGCGCAGCTGGTTGACGCGACGAGGAAGAAACGCGACGTGTAATCACCGCGAGAAAGGGAGGAGGAAGCGGTGCGCCTAGCGCGCGCGACCACCGGTGACGCTGGACGGCGAACTTGCCGTTCCGGCGAGCCAATCGCCTGAGAATCTTCGTCATGTTGATTCGTGCAAACCTCGAATCACAAGATATTGAcgaaagattattttaatgattatttaattgataaattaatagatatcattaaaaataatattatttaatgaaataaaatattttgggaagatttccctagattttaggaatattttgattattttctatgtctatgaatattttatatcctagatgatatagataagaataatttaatggtttcctaaatataatatatatctagaatctataataagatagatatatataagattacattaaataatataatttaattttcttcctaatcttgaacttggaaattatatgaatttaatttttcatgtctaattaagattataaataatgtactttattttagatatatcttttagtatgacatgaataagaattaaattctagattaataattcctaaactaagatattaagataataaaagatttatttatccagtcaattaaataccaacataatttaattagtcttaatcTGTCTTAAGGCTAagggataattaatgaaaaccATAACAcaaatatctaagcgataattatgaactaaaagtttatatatggtctccgtcggttggactgccaaattttgtgaagttgattttctaatattatcgtcacctacagagtagggactgttaggtttggtatcttgaaaagcatgtttcgagtaagtttcgcgcgaatagaatcttgcttgtatacgtaaaactctacaatccacttttaacccgattcagtattattcgagcagtctcgcacggatagaatcactattattattacattgtgtttgcttgtgcatttataagatgttttacaaacatttaaatgcataagaagtaaacaaagtctaagtcttttgcttagtagaccggttgtgggcgtcgtccactttaaggtaacacggtcagatctatgcaatgctttgcaaaagaaaaagaagaatttcacaacctagataggctttggctacctatcgtgaaaggttgcaatgtcagtccgcatatttctaagccttactgaaataagatgacattagtGTGGTATAGCAATGAACgaatctaacagcaagacatgtctttatgctatctactgaaagactaggtcttgataaaatactatttcttaatctacatatgttagcattgagcatacggtattgattatgcactactttgacttatcaaatggtgcgggtttttcgcaacccaataatcctgatatattgggtagtggtgattaatatctagcggtggtaggattgctattatgttgaaacatgcgcgaggtgagtctcgtttgataatgtcctcaagaggagctcgaacaaggttttattattcggaaaactggccagttggtgTCACGACCACAACTCCCTAGTACTAGTGAGCGTAGCTATTTcgtgactaaaataatctcatcaaTCATGAAATAAACATAAGAGCAATAATTCAACTCGAGGTAATAGTTTCAAAGGCGAATGGGTACATAGTCAAAAGGGAATCAGAGTATCAAGACTAAACTCATAAGTTCCTAGAACATAGTTCTACtgcagcggaagagtccaagacaaaatagTATGTGTGAAGACATACTACTTTGGGCTACCTAACTACTTATTAATGATCATTTCCCAACACCTTTGCCTCCTCGTACACGTACAACCTGCACATTAGAAAAGAatcatgcagggctgagtatttgatatactcagtgggcaCATTGCCGAAACATAATTTTCGTAGAAAATTTTTTGTCAGCCAGTTGAGTGAACACGGGGTTTTAACTTAAAGGGCCCGAGTCactaaaatttcttttattcgTAAAgttgattgcgcaatcacataacatatataccatatctgaaacgtatgtgaaccgggaatgtggccacattccacgacggtcactggaccggccaactTAAAAGCTAGCTCACGATCCCCATATGtatacactagtccgagtaggctTTACTTCCccactgggacccgaattcgactAAACATaattggcatagccaagcagataggtaatccataaaacataaaatggcATGACAAAACATAAATAGCTTAATTTTCACATAATCATGCTTGAAGGCAAGTTcacattttgaaagaaataCCCACCTCAAAGGCCATCTCTTAGCCGAACAAACTCCTTAGCTTGATTTTTAGATGACGCGCAAAGACGCCCCTTTAGTAACATGGAAATAATACTTAATTAGGCTTAAGGAGCCAAATGAACTCAAACGtgaatgcatcctaagtgcATGATCATTTTATTCCCTTTTCCTTAATTCATAAGAAATCCTTGAGCACTAATTAAATCTTGCGATTTAGTTTGATGTGGAGGTCTACCAATTATTCGTTTAACGAAAGAGCGTTAcctcctatatatattattcataCATAAACTCGAGGTCCATTCATCGTTAGCGTATCAATTCTTAACATTAATTATCCGAGCACTTAAGCTAAGGTCCGAAAATTTAGACTTATCTTCGTGAAAATAACTACGGgaccattaattatttaatcaacaaCATAGGAGagcccatgatttaattaaattcttagcatatacttttattttagttggtgGCCCAAactccataattaaattctataaCAAGGCAGCCCATTTCTAAATATTTCCTAAGTCCATATTTGTTTCTAATAGAGAGTCTCATACCCATCGTCTCTCTCTCAAAACATTTCTCAAAGAACAGAAATCCCCAAATTGAAGAAATGGAAATCCCTAATTCTTCTCCCCCTTCGTCTCGGCTACATCGCCGCTCAGCTGGGTCGCCGGAGCACCGCCGGCTCCAGCTCCTCGACGTCACGGAGTCTCCGGCGGCTCGTGTCAGCAAGTTCCGCCGTCGCAGCACGGCTGGCAGACGCTCTCGGTCCCCTTCGCAGGccagcgccgccgccgcctcgcAGCGCAGCCCTCCGTCGTTACGTTCTTCGCCAGCGAAATCGCCGACAGGGGAAAGGCGTCGCCTTTCTCTCTTCCTCCGGCGTCCTCTGGTGATTCACGCCCGTCGGAGCTCCAGCCCTCTCCCGGCTCCCTCCGACGAGTTCTCCATCGTCGACATTCGCAGCTCGCCGCTGCCTCTCCCTTCGCGAGGCGGTCACACCGACGCCGGCAACCCGCGTCGGCTGCCTCCGTCGTTGCTCGACCATCGCGGGACCATTTCTCTCTAAAGCTAAgttctttctcttttatttctcttgTTTAAGCATTTGAGAGTCATCTTGGAGGTGTTTAAACTTGGTGTGGCTATAGAACTATGCTCTTGTTGTTTATGTGCCTTGGTGCTTAGGATTCTTTCATCCTTAAAATTGGATACTAAGATAGATTAGCTGCATTGGGTTGGAGTAGAGCTATTGAAATTATTCTATGTCTTTCTACTTACGCTACATGATGATATGAGATGTTATTTGGGAGAAAGGTGGAGGTGTATTACCTCTTGCGAAAAGACAGTGACTTAAAATCTGGTTTCCATGGTACTCAAGGTTTACTCCCTCCTTGAAACTCCTAGTTGCAgtgtagaaagaaaaagggtGTGAGCTTAAGTTGAGCATGAAAATACTTGTGGGAAGGAAGAAGTAAATGTTACCTATGGGTGTGGGAGTTGTCTGTAAGACTCTGCAgagactcttctcctagcTCCCTCACTCTCAACTTCTTATGTTGCTGGAAAATTTGAGGTATGTGGAAGGGAGTTCATAAGTGGTGTTGGAGGGGGTTTTTATAGGCTGATTTTGTACCTTAGGAGGAGTTAATGAGGCTGATctccttttgtttttatgcCCAACATATCTCTTGTTTTTGATCCTCAATGCAGCCTTCTACTTGAAATATTTTGGTGTTACTTGGAGTACTAGGTGTTTGACTAATTAATTCATCTTGTTCTCACATGCCCTCTTAGTACTTTATTTCATAACTCTCTTTGTTTGCAAGCTGCAGGAGCATGTAGGGGTGCACCTAGGAGGATTTAAATGGCTGCCCAGCCTCTTTGTTCTCATGCTGCAGAAAATCTCTTACTTTCTTGATCTCCACTACTTTTGATTAATGAAACTTGGCGTTTAGCTTAGGACAAAAGGACTTCTCATTTACTTATTTTGGTTGATTGTGTGACTAGGAAAACTGATGCGCAGGGGCTGTTTTGGAGGAGCAAAAATGGCAGCTTTGACTTGCCTCTTTTGGGTAAGTCCTTAGTCCTTCATAGTTAAAAGAGGTGTTGTTCCTTTTCTTTAATGGGAAGATCCCTTAATTCTCTTGTACATATGCATTAATTACTTTGTTTGTAGTTTTCTAGGTGAGAAAGGAAGGTGTGGCTGTTGTGTTGTTCTCGGGCTCGGCCCGCTCCCCTCAGCCCGACGAACTGCTCAAAGACGGCTATAGTTCGGGCCTGGAGAAGAGGCCCGAAGTGCAtctaaaatttatcttttcttttctttgtttccTTCATTTGAAGCCTTGTTccatgtattattttttttttttgaagttagTTGTTCGTTTATTGTATATGAAATGCTATTCGAATTTCTTTATACTTGGGAAAAGACTTCTTGTCCTTCTTCTTTCATTTACATATTGTTGACGTCGTTGTGTTCGCTAAATTCTTACTTTAGCTTTTATCTCTTTGCGAACCACTCCATTAAACACAAACAAGGAAAAGTAAcaagtttttatttgatcatGAATCAAGAGAATGAAAATCCTCTAGTTCGTCATTAAGCATTAAAGTATCGGGGTAATTAAAGAAGCGGGTATtacagttggagttttattactctgtgaataataaataaatgtttcttgctaagtccactcttggaattaataagataataattaattaagtccataacagacattaattaattaatggacatttatatcttaagcgcgagaaataaataataaacaaagtggaaatctggattacttgtaatttcggatttggatagggagagttcaatattacttctgttgtggctgctcgtaatattccaatataagcttgtattaaattgtgggttcaatttaattagtaaaaagctaattgggcgagcccatatccaaaaccttccatagatccctgtctgggcccaaaaggaacttaatataaataggagaataaaggagacataaatcatttattattattattactcacaATTTCCGTCCCCCTctacctagaggagttcgaatttctctcctaattggagaaggatttcttctgtcttctttattcgagtcctagtattttgataagatcagcccaccctgatatcgagatacagttccgGAACCaaagagaagatccgtggtctagtattgaagatcatcacgtggagaaggcgcgagcaatcgacgattctttggagaatcaaatcggtaactctaaaccgtagaaatcatgtttaggatttattttctatgagcatgaattatttgcgttctagcatgcaattacctgtttaacatgtgaattgattaatcgcataatcggtcaaatagatcctacgtctgatttatttgttttgtacaagtcttccgctgtgcaaggggcaccaaaccccaacgtagggacaataatcctacgaaaacagtaagttcataagggcggacttctcaaataataaatagaatgaactagaaagtggttcctAATATTATCACCACCTAcagagtagggacaataatcctaaggaactacgagtttcagggttcaatcagaacttatgagatagcttggttttgttatcaacgcatgaacattgttatgggagtgtgttgtagaaataaaactctgtaatgctaaatctgatggtcgtgcttaggcagcaTTAGGCGTGTCGACCTCGAGGCGAGGAAGCTATTGAtacgtcggtgttgtgaccagtaaaattgtcaaaattttaatgcgtattaacctccagaggaggatacaatttattaattttgctgttgtaagattttgaaaagttttatggttaatctactcaatttccttacataagtatatgacaaatagtaaaatcttctgtttgcagtgcaataaaatccgtcaagatgtcttttaatcctctttctgccattctcaaagaaaacaaactcgagggccaaaattatatagaatggaaacaaaacttggatatcgttctcacagctgaagagtacaagtttgtgctcactactccacaGCCTCCAGTTCCCGCAGCTAATGCCTCGGTGGGAGTACAGAATGCGCATAAACGGTGACAaaaggcgaatgagatggctaagtgctaCATGTTGGCTTCTATGTCTTCAGTACTCAAGCATCAGCATTCTGCCATGGCGACTGCCGCCGAGATTATGCAAAATCTTACAAATCTgtttggtactcagaatcgaacggctaagtctcaagcctttcggagtatcatgacTAAGTCTATGAAGGAAGGCACGTCTGTGAGGCAacatgtcctcgagatgatgagccacctcaatcagattgaggttttgggagggaCGATCGATCCCGAGTCCCAGATTACTATAATCCTTCAGAGTCTTCCCCCTAGCTTccagcagttcaagctcaacttCGAGATGAACAAGCGGGATTATACTTTGGCTGAGCtgctgactgaacttcagtcggcgGAGGACCTTATGGTTCAAGCTAAGGTAGCCATGCTAAGTTTGGCGCCTAATTCCTCTGGCTCTAAGCctagaaaaggaaagaaaaaggcacCGAACCCAGTGGCAGCTAAGAatgctaagggaaagaagaaacaGCGGGGTGACAAGAAGCCTACTG harbors:
- the LOC125220360 gene encoding glycine-rich RNA-binding protein RZ1C-like encodes the protein MNKRDYTLAELLTELQSAEDLMVQAKVAMLSLAPNSSGSKPRKGKKKAPNPVAAKNAKGKKKQRGDKKPTGKCFKCGEKGHWKPDCPKKGKATGNKTVT